From Deinococcus yavapaiensis KR-236, one genomic window encodes:
- a CDS encoding MATE family efflux transporter → MSAETNREIARIALPVSLESMVQLVLNFTNQVVVGTLGTATIAAVGLSNNALFIGIACLNVVGSGCAILASRARGRGDEDTLGRIALLSVLFAVLLALLLTVPIALSGSGFLRFVGASDEIAGIGGPYLGLYALALPLVTANVVMTSTFRTIGRARLPLIVTLSSLTLTPLLAWLLVTQLGWGVIGAAAAIVMTQSLRTALLAGFLFFSRFGIRVRLPTFSQGRGVFAEMAPLVLPLFVTEIVFSSGVFLFSLLVGRIGTAQLAAFQIVATFENIFVVGAVGFNTAATILTGRAIGQANAREVWRWSGGVWRLGVLVGLGLGVLFAASTFLIGALFPNTTPEVRQLAQWGALLNALFLPVKVANMIGFGTLASGGDTRYLLLSDVVTVVLVGLPFAYLLAFPAGLGLWGVFLGRLLGEEMARIVMLVWRYRTGAWFKLEPRPNPTD, encoded by the coding sequence TTGAGCGCCGAGACAAACCGTGAAATCGCTCGCATCGCGCTTCCCGTCAGTCTCGAGTCGATGGTGCAACTCGTCCTCAACTTCACGAATCAAGTGGTCGTGGGAACGCTCGGCACGGCGACGATCGCGGCGGTCGGCTTGTCGAACAACGCGCTGTTCATAGGCATCGCGTGCCTCAACGTCGTCGGTTCGGGATGCGCGATCCTCGCGTCTCGGGCGCGCGGGCGAGGCGACGAGGACACTTTGGGCCGCATCGCGTTGCTGTCGGTCTTGTTCGCGGTCTTGCTGGCGTTGCTGCTGACCGTGCCGATCGCGCTGTCGGGAAGCGGCTTTCTGCGCTTCGTCGGCGCGAGCGACGAGATCGCCGGAATCGGCGGGCCGTACTTGGGTTTGTACGCCCTCGCGCTGCCGCTCGTCACGGCGAACGTCGTGATGACGTCGACGTTCCGGACGATCGGACGGGCACGCCTGCCCTTGATCGTGACCTTGAGTTCGCTGACCTTGACGCCGCTCCTCGCGTGGCTGCTCGTGACGCAGCTCGGATGGGGCGTGATCGGAGCGGCCGCCGCCATCGTCATGACGCAATCGCTGCGAACGGCGTTACTGGCGGGCTTCCTGTTCTTCAGCCGCTTCGGAATTCGCGTTCGCCTGCCGACCTTCTCGCAAGGACGCGGCGTGTTCGCCGAAATGGCGCCGCTCGTGCTGCCGTTGTTCGTCACGGAGATCGTCTTCAGCAGCGGCGTCTTTCTGTTCTCGCTGCTCGTCGGGCGCATCGGCACGGCGCAACTCGCCGCCTTCCAGATCGTGGCGACGTTCGAGAACATCTTCGTGGTGGGCGCGGTCGGCTTCAACACGGCCGCGACGATTCTCACGGGACGCGCCATCGGGCAGGCGAACGCCCGGGAAGTGTGGCGATGGTCGGGCGGGGTCTGGCGTCTCGGCGTGCTCGTCGGGCTGGGGCTGGGCGTGCTGTTCGCGGCGAGCACCTTCTTGATCGGCGCCCTCTTTCCGAACACGACTCCGGAAGTGAGGCAACTCGCGCAGTGGGGCGCGCTTTTGAACGCGCTGTTCCTCCCCGTGAAAGTGGCGAACATGATCGGCTTCGGAACGCTCGCGAGCGGTGGCGACACGCGCTACCTGCTGCTGTCGGACGTCGTGACGGTCGTGCTGGTCGGCTTGCCTTTCGCGTACCTGCTGGCCTTCCCGGCGGGCTTGGGGTTGTGGGGCGTCTTTTTGGGCCGTCTGCTCGGTGAGGAGATGGCGCGAATCGTCATGCTGGTGTGGCGTTACCGAACGGGCGCGTGGTTCAAGTTGGAGCCGCGCCCCAACCCGACCGATTGA
- a CDS encoding PAS domain-containing protein: MSVPSDVRFLSAEVWRSVFDTVSTPTWLADDDGRIVHANVALAAHLGRLIDSLAGFFPLDAAHADDRRDMWPRWEAARRERRSFEATCRLDAGRGPRWTRLDLRPLGGDGAPAWVGTLADVHDAVTARSEDEVRRARDEWRATRPLDTLFEASPVGMAFLDRDLRFVHVNTALAELNGLPAHAHLGRTAMELLPGLDDGAFAALRHVVVSGEALRNVTVEGETPALPGVRRAWREDFYPVRGMDGEVAGVGIMAVEMTPQARVQAALVESEARFRRLVDASPIGMVLGLPDGRITLANDAYLRIVGYSREEFELGLVDWARLTPPEYLPLDVRALRDVEERGHSDSYEKEYERRDGTRVPVQCTIAAFEGDSGQVAGYVVDLTALKEAERALLDLNATLERRVRERTQQALQLQEQLATVARSLPIILYAIDEHGRFTLSEGRGLTDLGLTPGEAVGRNVFELYGAEDGVLDDVRRALAGEEVRSQQTVGDQVFDVTYAPKLDASGRPDGFLGVSINVTDRARAERSLAHRNEELRRSNEELERFAYVASHDLQAPIRAVTSFADLVAQRYSAALDDRGRAYLAQIMESGQHMKRLVDDLLAFSRLHTEQRPFEPVAANDVFDRVALRFAADVDDALVHVTRDDLPTVLADAPQFDSLLQNLVSNGLKYAREGVTPMVRVSATRDEAMWHFRVTDNGIGIEDKYFERIFVIFQRLHGRERFEGTGIGLAVCKKIVERHGGRLWVESRVGVGSTFHFTLPAP, encoded by the coding sequence ATGTCTGTTCCCAGCGACGTCCGCTTCCTTTCGGCCGAAGTGTGGCGGAGCGTGTTCGACACCGTCTCCACGCCGACGTGGCTCGCGGACGACGACGGGCGGATCGTGCACGCGAACGTCGCTTTGGCCGCCCACCTCGGCCGCTTGATCGACTCGCTCGCCGGCTTCTTTCCCCTCGACGCGGCGCACGCCGACGACCGACGGGACATGTGGCCGCGCTGGGAAGCCGCGCGGCGCGAACGCCGTTCCTTCGAAGCCACGTGCCGCCTCGACGCGGGCCGCGGCCCGCGTTGGACACGCCTCGATCTTCGGCCGCTCGGCGGTGACGGCGCGCCCGCCTGGGTGGGGACGCTCGCGGACGTGCACGACGCCGTGACGGCGCGCTCGGAGGACGAGGTGCGGCGCGCTCGGGACGAATGGCGGGCGACGAGGCCGCTCGACACGCTCTTCGAGGCGTCTCCGGTCGGCATGGCCTTCCTCGACCGCGACTTGCGCTTCGTGCACGTCAACACCGCCCTCGCCGAGCTCAACGGTCTGCCCGCCCACGCGCACCTCGGACGCACGGCGATGGAGTTGCTGCCGGGCCTCGACGACGGCGCGTTCGCAGCCTTGCGGCACGTCGTCGTCTCGGGCGAGGCGCTTCGCAACGTGACGGTCGAAGGCGAGACGCCCGCCTTGCCGGGCGTGCGCCGCGCTTGGCGCGAGGACTTCTACCCGGTGCGCGGCATGGACGGCGAAGTGGCCGGCGTGGGGATCATGGCGGTCGAGATGACGCCGCAAGCGCGCGTTCAAGCGGCGCTCGTGGAAAGCGAGGCTCGCTTTCGAAGGTTGGTGGACGCCAGCCCCATCGGGATGGTGCTCGGCTTGCCCGACGGACGGATCACGCTCGCCAACGACGCGTACCTGCGCATCGTCGGGTACTCGCGCGAGGAGTTCGAGCTCGGCCTCGTGGACTGGGCGCGCCTGACGCCGCCCGAGTACCTGCCGCTCGACGTGCGGGCGTTGCGAGACGTCGAAGAGCGCGGGCACAGCGACTCGTACGAAAAGGAGTACGAGCGGCGCGACGGAACGCGCGTTCCCGTGCAGTGCACGATCGCCGCCTTCGAGGGAGACTCGGGGCAAGTGGCAGGCTACGTCGTCGACCTCACGGCGCTCAAGGAAGCCGAGCGCGCCTTGCTGGACCTCAACGCGACGCTGGAACGCCGCGTTCGCGAGCGCACGCAGCAGGCTCTGCAGTTGCAAGAGCAACTCGCGACGGTGGCGCGCAGTTTGCCGATCATCTTGTACGCCATCGACGAGCACGGACGCTTCACCTTGTCCGAAGGGCGCGGCCTCACGGACCTCGGATTGACGCCTGGCGAAGCGGTCGGGCGAAACGTCTTCGAGTTGTACGGCGCCGAGGACGGCGTCTTGGACGACGTGCGGCGCGCGCTCGCGGGCGAGGAGGTGCGTTCGCAGCAAACGGTGGGCGATCAGGTGTTCGACGTGACGTACGCGCCTAAGCTCGACGCGAGCGGACGCCCCGACGGGTTCCTCGGAGTGAGCATCAACGTCACCGACCGTGCGCGCGCCGAGCGTTCGCTCGCTCACCGCAACGAGGAGTTGCGGCGCAGCAACGAGGAGTTGGAGCGCTTCGCGTACGTCGCCAGCCACGACCTGCAAGCGCCCATTCGCGCGGTGACGAGCTTCGCGGATCTCGTCGCGCAGCGGTACAGCGCCGCGCTCGACGACCGGGGCCGCGCGTACCTCGCGCAGATCATGGAAAGCGGGCAGCACATGAAGCGCCTCGTGGACGACTTGCTGGCGTTTTCGCGTCTACACACCGAGCAGCGTCCCTTCGAGCCCGTGGCCGCCAACGACGTGTTCGACCGCGTCGCGCTTCGGTTCGCGGCGGACGTGGACGACGCGCTCGTCCACGTGACGCGCGACGACCTTCCGACGGTGCTCGCCGACGCGCCGCAATTCGATTCGCTGCTGCAAAACCTCGTGTCGAACGGGTTGAAGTACGCGCGCGAAGGCGTGACGCCGATGGTGCGGGTGTCGGCGACGCGCGACGAGGCGATGTGGCACTTTCGCGTGACCGACAACGGCATCGGCATCGAGGACAAGTACTTCGAGCGCATCTTCGTGATCTTCCAACGCCTGCACGGCCGCGAGCGCTTCGAAGGCACCGGGATCGGCCTCGCCGTGTGCAAGAAGATCGTCGAGCGGCACGGCGGGCGCTTGTGGGTGGAAAGCCGAGTCGGCGTCGGCTCCACCTTCCACTTCACCTTGCCCGCTCCGTGA
- a CDS encoding AMP-binding protein: protein MNTSSPFASTATDRFRAARDLLVKHRADLEAARAAFEWPRFEHFNFALDWFDSVARTPETADRLALVVTEQDGRSERRTYAQLSRASSRVANWLESIGVRREDRVLVMLGNRVELWEVMLACIKIGAVLIPTTVLLTPADLADRVRRGRVSCVVVAREDAAKFDAVDGDFTVVLIGAEPAFVGSRAVHAYEDARNASDAYTPREPTRGDETLLLYFTSGTTSRPKLVEHTHTSYPVGHLSTMYWIGLEPGDVHLNVASPGWAKHAWSNFFAPFIAEATVFVYNYARFDARSLMEQMDREGVTSFCAPPTVWRMLIQADLSALREPPAKVVAAGEPLNPEVISQVQRAWGVLIRDGFGQTETTLQVGNTVGQAMIPGSMGRPLPGFDVVLIDPLTGMEGEEGEVCLRLDSRPVGLTVGYHGDSEKTADAFRDGLYHTGDVARRLEGGVITYIGRSDDVFKSSDYRISPFELESVLIEHAAVAEAAVVPSFDAVRLAVPKAYVVLAAGWNADAETAESILAHCRAHLAPFKRVRRLEFHDLPKTISGKIRRVELRQREQTFTNDRPSGEYADADFPSLRAP from the coding sequence ATGAACACGTCCTCGCCGTTCGCTTCCACTGCTACCGACCGCTTCCGCGCCGCCCGCGACCTCCTCGTGAAGCACCGCGCCGATTTGGAGGCCGCGCGCGCGGCCTTCGAGTGGCCGCGTTTCGAGCACTTCAACTTCGCTCTCGACTGGTTCGATTCCGTGGCGCGGACGCCCGAGACCGCCGACCGCTTGGCCCTCGTCGTCACCGAGCAGGACGGCCGAAGCGAGCGCCGCACGTACGCGCAGCTTTCGCGCGCCTCGTCACGCGTCGCCAACTGGCTGGAGTCCATCGGGGTGCGCCGGGAAGACCGCGTGCTCGTGATGCTCGGCAACCGCGTGGAGTTGTGGGAGGTGATGCTGGCGTGCATCAAGATCGGCGCGGTGCTCATCCCGACGACCGTCCTGCTCACCCCGGCCGACCTCGCCGACCGCGTTCGGCGCGGACGCGTTTCGTGCGTCGTCGTCGCGCGTGAGGACGCGGCGAAGTTCGACGCTGTCGACGGCGACTTCACGGTCGTTTTGATCGGCGCGGAGCCCGCTTTCGTCGGCTCGAGGGCGGTTCACGCTTATGAGGACGCTCGAAACGCGTCCGACGCGTACACGCCGCGCGAGCCGACGCGCGGCGACGAGACGCTGCTGCTGTACTTCACGTCCGGTACGACGTCTCGCCCGAAGCTCGTGGAGCACACGCACACGTCGTACCCCGTCGGCCACCTCAGCACGATGTACTGGATCGGTCTGGAGCCGGGCGACGTGCATCTCAACGTCGCCTCGCCCGGCTGGGCGAAGCACGCGTGGTCGAATTTCTTCGCGCCCTTCATCGCCGAGGCGACCGTGTTCGTGTACAACTACGCTCGTTTCGACGCCCGCTCGCTCATGGAGCAGATGGACCGTGAAGGCGTCACGAGTTTTTGCGCGCCGCCCACGGTGTGGCGCATGCTCATCCAAGCGGATTTGAGCGCTCTGCGCGAGCCACCCGCCAAGGTCGTCGCGGCGGGCGAGCCGCTCAATCCCGAGGTGATTTCGCAAGTGCAGCGCGCGTGGGGCGTGCTCATTCGCGACGGCTTCGGGCAGACTGAGACGACGCTGCAAGTCGGGAACACCGTCGGTCAAGCCATGATTCCCGGCTCCATGGGTCGCCCGCTGCCCGGCTTCGACGTCGTTTTGATCGACCCGCTCACCGGGATGGAGGGCGAAGAGGGCGAGGTGTGCCTGCGCCTCGATTCACGTCCCGTCGGCCTCACGGTGGGCTACCACGGTGACTCCGAGAAGACCGCCGACGCCTTTCGAGACGGGCTGTACCACACGGGGGACGTCGCGCGCCGCCTCGAAGGCGGAGTCATCACGTACATCGGGCGGTCCGACGACGTCTTCAAGTCGTCCGACTACCGCATCTCGCCGTTCGAATTGGAGTCCGTCTTGATCGAGCACGCGGCGGTCGCCGAGGCGGCGGTCGTGCCGTCGTTCGACGCCGTGCGCCTCGCCGTGCCCAAAGCGTACGTCGTCCTCGCCGCCGGTTGGAACGCGGACGCCGAGACCGCCGAGTCGATCCTCGCGCACTGCCGCGCGCACCTCGCGCCGTTCAAGCGCGTGCGTCGCCTCGAATTTCACGACTTGCCGAAGACGATTTCCGGCAAGATTCGCCGCGTGGAACTTCGGCAACGCGAGCAGACGTTCACGAACGATCGTCCTTCCGGCGAGTACGCCGACGCCGACTTTCCGTCGCTGCGCGCTCCTTGA
- a CDS encoding RNA 2'-phosphotransferase — protein MKRVRHFTHAPQGLFGYPAFMDDRARVRLSKTLARFLRHAPHELGLTLQLGGWVDVEALLTALGERGQYVSRTDLEEVVRSSDKRRFSFDAPKARIRANQGHSVEVDLQLAPIEPPAVLYHGTSADKVDVILREGLRAMRRHHVHLSADEETARRVGARHGRAVVLTVDAARMHADGRVFYRSENGVWLADDVPSAYLRRSS, from the coding sequence GTGAAGCGCGTACGCCACTTCACGCACGCGCCTCAGGGCTTGTTCGGCTACCCTGCGTTCATGGACGACCGCGCCCGCGTGAGGCTCAGCAAGACCCTCGCGCGCTTCCTGAGGCACGCGCCGCACGAGCTCGGCTTGACGTTGCAACTCGGCGGCTGGGTGGACGTGGAGGCCCTGCTGACCGCGCTCGGCGAGCGCGGTCAGTACGTCTCGCGAACGGACCTAGAAGAGGTCGTGCGTTCGAGCGACAAGCGCCGCTTTTCCTTCGACGCCCCGAAAGCGAGAATCCGCGCGAACCAAGGTCACAGCGTCGAAGTGGACTTGCAGCTCGCGCCGATCGAACCACCCGCCGTGCTGTACCACGGAACGAGCGCCGACAAGGTCGACGTGATTTTGCGCGAAGGCTTGCGGGCGATGCGGCGCCATCACGTGCACCTCTCGGCGGACGAGGAGACGGCGCGGCGGGTCGGCGCGCGGCATGGTCGAGCGGTCGTGCTGACGGTGGACGCGGCGAGAATGCACGCCGACGGCCGAGTCTTCTACCGCTCCGAGAACGGCGTGTGGCTCGCGGACGACGTTCCGAGCGCCTACTTGCGGCGCTCGTCTTGA
- a CDS encoding cytochrome P450 family protein yields the protein MTISSTAGLFDPTILDDPYETYARLREQPGLFWQAHASDSGGMWMATRHAEVEQVLKDARLTKDARKVRDVPPDVLPNHMLATDPPDHTRLRGLVGQAFTPRTVERMEAPIRAIASTLLDRVASSGRLEFMDDFATPLPVVVIAQLLGVPPEDHDAFRAWSTDFVDGSDFANATPEHAARAQAAIPALAGFLSELVAKRRANPADDLISHLIAAEDEGGRLQPGELISNLVLLVIAGHETTVNLLGNGLLALLRHPEQLAFLRAHPDALPSAIEEMLRFDAPVQRALFRAALEDVEIGGQVVRRGEQVSAVIGAGNRDPLVFAQPDSFLVTRMPNRHLSFGRGIHFCLGAPLAKLEARVAFEELVRRFEHLELAAFERRPSTMFRGLRHLHVRTS from the coding sequence ATGACCATTTCTTCGACGGCCGGTTTGTTCGACCCGACGATTCTCGACGATCCGTACGAGACGTACGCGCGGCTGCGCGAACAGCCCGGCTTGTTTTGGCAAGCGCACGCCTCGGACAGCGGCGGCATGTGGATGGCGACGCGTCACGCCGAAGTGGAGCAAGTCTTGAAAGACGCGCGCCTCACGAAGGACGCGCGCAAGGTGCGCGACGTGCCGCCCGACGTCTTGCCGAACCACATGCTCGCCACCGACCCGCCCGATCACACGCGTCTGCGCGGCCTCGTCGGTCAGGCGTTCACGCCGAGAACCGTGGAGCGCATGGAAGCTCCCATTCGCGCCATCGCGAGCACCTTGCTCGACCGCGTCGCCTCCTCGGGCCGATTGGAGTTCATGGACGACTTCGCGACGCCCTTGCCCGTCGTCGTGATCGCGCAACTCCTCGGCGTGCCGCCCGAGGACCACGACGCCTTTCGAGCGTGGAGCACGGACTTCGTGGACGGTAGCGACTTCGCGAACGCGACGCCCGAACACGCGGCGCGAGCGCAAGCCGCCATTCCCGCCCTCGCGGGCTTCTTGTCCGAGCTCGTCGCGAAGCGGCGCGCGAATCCCGCCGACGACCTCATCTCGCACCTCATCGCCGCCGAGGACGAAGGCGGCCGACTTCAACCCGGCGAGCTCATCTCGAATCTCGTCCTACTCGTGATCGCGGGGCACGAGACGACGGTGAACCTGCTCGGCAACGGATTGCTGGCCTTGCTGCGTCACCCCGAGCAACTCGCCTTCTTGCGCGCCCACCCCGACGCCTTGCCGAGCGCGATCGAGGAGATGCTGCGCTTCGACGCTCCCGTGCAACGCGCCTTGTTCCGCGCCGCGCTCGAAGACGTCGAGATCGGCGGGCAAGTCGTGCGCCGAGGCGAGCAGGTGAGCGCCGTGATCGGCGCGGGCAACCGCGATCCCCTCGTCTTTGCGCAGCCCGACTCGTTTCTCGTCACCCGCATGCCCAACCGCCACCTCAGCTTCGGGCGCGGCATCCACTTCTGCCTCGGCGCCCCTCTCGCCAAGCTCGAAGCGCGCGTCGCCTTCGAGGAGCTTGTGCGCCGCTTCGAACACCTCGAACTCGCCGCCTTCGAACGCCGTCCCAGCACGATGTTCCGAGGCCTGCGCCACTTGCACGTACGCACGAGTTGA
- a CDS encoding sulfocyanin-like copper-binding protein: protein MIGRLALPALLVVTAALAQMPSMPTMAQAAPSTTAPLPTTSVTTDTATKTVKVVFVAGHDTANNGLNYNGDAKGEKTLTVPLGWTIEVTLANGGRMPHDFAVVSGASVPSNVGGAKLAFKDAATQVTMPGMVSPTTKFVANRPGSYLILCRVGRHAANGMYVKLVVANSLKEATYR, encoded by the coding sequence ATGATCGGACGTCTCGCGCTGCCCGCCCTTCTCGTCGTCACCGCCGCCCTCGCCCAGATGCCGTCCATGCCGACGATGGCCCAAGCCGCCCCCTCCACGACCGCTCCCCTCCCGACAACGTCCGTCACGACCGACACCGCCACGAAGACCGTGAAAGTCGTGTTCGTCGCGGGACACGACACGGCGAACAACGGCTTGAACTACAACGGCGACGCCAAAGGCGAAAAGACCCTCACCGTGCCGCTCGGTTGGACGATCGAGGTCACGCTCGCCAACGGAGGCCGCATGCCGCACGACTTCGCTGTCGTGAGCGGGGCGAGCGTACCGAGCAACGTCGGCGGAGCCAAGCTCGCCTTCAAGGATGCCGCCACGCAAGTCACGATGCCCGGCATGGTCAGTCCCACCACGAAATTCGTCGCCAACCGCCCCGGTTCGTACCTCATTTTGTGCCGCGTCGGGCGTCACGCCGCCAACGGCATGTACGTCAAGCTCGTCGTCGCGAACAGCCTCAAAGAAGCAACGTACCGCTGA
- a CDS encoding sucrase ferredoxin: protein MTTVPHLDLCCAASLRAGEDLGGTAPRWDHAFAVALPQRRWDDFRDVTCWSDHRRAVWERLGDFVKTTKIGFGLLAYDAGADLPPYHVTHYRRPGPFAAGFVRHDVQTTEQTFPDFVEAALQDVSSAATSTTAGLDFHVCTHGRVDAACGKFGASFERALHGRFAHARAWRTAHIGGHRFAPTMIELPSGRFWGRLTPGVAEMIARREGDPGVVARHLRGWAGLDAWGQVVDREMFAREGWAWLDTPKRGETLHADERGADVRLAFARLDGALGAVEARVEVTHTVTVPGGSHKPDLVTARQYAVTRLEVRS, encoded by the coding sequence ATGACGACCGTCCCCCACCTCGACTTGTGCTGCGCCGCGTCCCTCCGCGCCGGAGAAGACCTCGGCGGCACGGCGCCGCGCTGGGACCACGCGTTCGCCGTCGCCTTGCCTCAGCGACGCTGGGACGATTTCCGGGACGTCACCTGCTGGTCCGACCATCGCCGCGCCGTTTGGGAACGTCTCGGCGACTTCGTCAAGACCACCAAGATCGGCTTCGGCCTGCTCGCTTACGACGCGGGCGCTGACTTGCCGCCCTACCACGTCACGCATTACCGTCGCCCCGGACCGTTCGCCGCCGGATTCGTTCGGCACGACGTCCAAACGACCGAGCAGACCTTTCCCGACTTCGTGGAAGCCGCCTTGCAAGACGTGAGCTCCGCCGCGACGTCGACCACCGCCGGCTTGGACTTCCACGTGTGCACGCACGGCCGCGTCGACGCCGCGTGCGGCAAGTTCGGCGCGTCTTTCGAACGCGCCTTGCACGGACGCTTCGCCCACGCGCGCGCGTGGCGCACCGCCCACATCGGCGGACACCGCTTCGCGCCTACCATGATCGAACTGCCTTCGGGCCGCTTCTGGGGCCGCCTCACGCCCGGCGTCGCCGAGATGATCGCGCGGCGCGAAGGCGACCCGGGCGTCGTCGCGCGTCACCTGCGCGGCTGGGCGGGGCTCGACGCGTGGGGGCAAGTCGTGGACCGCGAGATGTTCGCGCGCGAAGGCTGGGCGTGGCTCGACACGCCCAAGCGCGGCGAGACCTTGCACGCCGACGAGCGCGGCGCCGACGTCCGTTTGGCGTTCGCGCGCCTCGACGGCGCCCTCGGCGCCGTCGAGGCGCGCGTGGAGGTCACGCACACCGTCACCGTGCCCGGCGGCAGCCACAAACCCGACCTCGTCACGGCGCGGCAGTACGCCGTCACGCGCTTGGAGGTGCGCTCTTGA
- a CDS encoding FecCD family ABC transporter permease: MILARRLARPRAAVRGLAFILALASLLLGLVAALAFGATDIEFSRAFALLLAPDDSAQSLIVWTLRLPRALVAALAGAGLGVSGALLQGVTRNPLADPGILGVEAGAALAILIGVVFLPGLTAAGFVPLAFAGGLLAAMLALGIARGVGLTPLRLALAGVAVASLVGAGSRTLQILFEERATSALFSLSGSVANRTWAHVSSVAPWVLGGLLVAFALARRVNILALGEDLARGLGVNSARETLLVTLLGVLLAAAAVSVVGPIGFVGLVVPHAARGLVGVDHRLLLPLSALLGAALLVWADVAARLVARPAETPVGILIGAFGAPFFVLLARRLKRAE; this comes from the coding sequence TTGATCCTCGCGCGCCGCCTCGCCCGTCCGAGGGCGGCCGTGCGCGGCTTGGCCTTCATCCTCGCGCTCGCTTCGCTGCTGCTCGGCCTCGTCGCCGCCCTCGCGTTCGGCGCGACCGACATCGAATTCTCGCGCGCGTTCGCCTTGCTGCTCGCTCCGGACGACTCCGCCCAAAGCCTCATCGTGTGGACCCTGCGCTTGCCGCGCGCCCTCGTCGCCGCCCTCGCCGGAGCGGGCCTCGGCGTGTCGGGCGCGCTGTTGCAGGGCGTGACGCGCAATCCGCTCGCCGATCCGGGCATCCTCGGCGTGGAGGCGGGCGCGGCCCTCGCCATTTTGATCGGGGTGGTGTTCTTGCCGGGGCTCACGGCGGCCGGCTTCGTGCCGCTCGCCTTCGCGGGGGGCTTGCTCGCCGCGATGCTCGCGCTCGGCATCGCGCGCGGCGTCGGCCTCACGCCGCTGCGCCTCGCGCTCGCCGGGGTGGCCGTCGCGTCCCTCGTCGGCGCGGGCTCGCGCACCCTGCAGATTCTGTTCGAGGAGCGCGCGACCTCCGCGCTGTTCAGCCTCTCGGGTAGCGTCGCCAACCGTACGTGGGCGCACGTGTCGAGCGTGGCGCCGTGGGTGCTCGGCGGTTTGCTCGTCGCCTTCGCGCTCGCGCGGCGCGTGAACATTCTCGCGCTCGGCGAGGACCTCGCGCGCGGCCTCGGCGTGAACAGCGCCCGAGAGACGCTGCTCGTCACGCTGCTCGGCGTGTTGCTCGCCGCCGCCGCCGTGAGCGTCGTCGGACCGATCGGGTTCGTCGGCCTCGTCGTGCCGCACGCCGCGCGCGGCCTCGTCGGCGTCGACCACCGTTTGCTCTTGCCGCTGTCCGCCCTGCTCGGCGCCGCCCTGCTCGTGTGGGCGGACGTCGCCGCGCGCCTCGTCGCTCGTCCGGCCGAGACACCCGTCGGCATCCTCATCGGGGCGTTCGGCGCGCCCTTCTTCGTCCTGCTCGCCCGCCGCCTCAAGCGCGCGGAGTAA
- a CDS encoding ABC transporter substrate-binding protein translates to MKKTPLLLAALLASPAFAITVKHERGTLDLNASAKRVVVLEYSFLDTLEALGVKAAGAAIGTQGGDRGAPPYLAARTKGTASIGSRAQPNLEAILAVKPDVILADAFVHTNLYPQLDRIAPTAAFQSRRGSYDDIMNQVLDIGRIVGKESAAKRIVDEQARLLQKAKAFAKRGAPGAVMAVATENSFTVHSTEAFVGSLIEKLGRKNLVKPQGTTTQYELSLEGLVALNPGTLVLFTGVDEKPIVREWAKNPLWQKISAVQRGRVYEFDRDLWTRARGPIALKMMLAQSIDSGLLQDKAPAKEFAFKP, encoded by the coding sequence ATGAAGAAGACCCCTCTGCTGCTCGCCGCCCTGCTCGCCTCGCCCGCCTTCGCCATCACCGTGAAGCACGAGCGCGGCACCCTCGACCTCAATGCTTCCGCCAAGCGCGTCGTCGTGCTGGAGTACAGCTTCCTCGACACCCTCGAAGCGCTCGGCGTGAAGGCGGCGGGCGCGGCGATCGGCACGCAAGGCGGTGACCGAGGCGCTCCCCCGTACCTCGCGGCGCGCACGAAAGGCACGGCCAGCATCGGCTCGCGCGCCCAACCGAACCTGGAGGCGATCCTCGCGGTGAAGCCCGACGTGATCCTCGCCGACGCCTTCGTGCACACCAACCTCTATCCGCAACTCGACCGAATCGCGCCGACCGCCGCCTTCCAAAGTCGTCGCGGCAGTTACGACGACATCATGAATCAAGTTCTCGACATCGGCCGCATCGTCGGCAAGGAATCGGCGGCCAAGCGCATCGTGGACGAGCAGGCGCGACTTCTGCAAAAGGCGAAGGCGTTCGCGAAGCGCGGCGCGCCCGGCGCCGTCATGGCCGTCGCCACCGAGAACTCTTTCACCGTGCACTCCACCGAGGCGTTCGTCGGGAGCCTCATCGAGAAGCTCGGCCGCAAGAACCTCGTCAAGCCGCAAGGCACGACGACGCAGTACGAATTGAGCCTCGAAGGCCTCGTGGCCCTCAATCCGGGCACGCTCGTCTTGTTCACCGGAGTCGACGAGAAGCCGATCGTGCGGGAGTGGGCCAAGAACCCCCTGTGGCAGAAGATCAGCGCCGTGCAGCGCGGCCGCGTGTACGAGTTCGACCGTGACTTGTGGACGCGCGCGCGCGGACCGATCGCCCTCAAGATGATGCTCGCGCAAAGCATCGACTCGGGCCTTCTGCAAGACAAGGCGCCCGCCAAGGAGTTCGCGTTCAAGCCGTGA